CCAAAACTGGTCGCGCATTCGCAGCGGACGCTCGCCACGCACGCCTTCGCCGTCGCCAAGGCACTCCAGCTTTCTCCGCAGCGTCATTCGCTGCTGGCGATGCTGCCGTTCTGCGGCACGTTCGGCATGACGAGCCTGCTCGGCTTCATCGCAGCCGGCGCCACCGCCCACGTGCTCGACGCCTTCGAGGCGACGCCGGCGCTGAAAATCCTCAGCGAGCATGGGATCACGCACGCCTTCGGCTCCGACGAGATGTTCCGCCGCATCCTCGCCCTCACCGACGCGCCGCGCCCCTTCCCGCATCTCGAAGTCTGCGGCTTCGCCGCGTTCCAGCCCGGCTGGCGTGAGCTGGCCGCGGAGGCCGAAGCGCGCGGCCTGCCGCTGTTTGGTCTTTACGGCTCGAGCGAGGTGCAGGCGCTGTTCTCGATCGCCCGCGCCAGCGACGCCTTCGCCGATCGCATCGAGGGCGGCGGCTGGCCAATGTCCCCCGAGGCGAAGGTCCGCGTGCGCGACACCGAGACCGGCGAGCTCGCAGCTCCCGGCGTCTCCGGAGAGATCGAGATCAGCGCGCCGTCGCGCTTCCTTGGCTATTTCAACAACCCCGATGCGACGCGCGATGCGATCACCGCGGATGGCTTCTTCCGCACCGGCGACATCGGCCGGCTTCGCGACGGCGCCTTCGTCTATGAGACCCGCGCGGGCGACGCCATGCGGCTCGGCGGCTTCCTGGTCGCGCCCGGCGAGATCGAGGACGAGCTCAAGTCGTGCGCCGGCGTCGCCGATGCCCAGGTCGTCGCGGTCGACCTGAAGGGCCAGGCGCGCTGCGTCGCCTTCGTCATCCCGGCCGGGACTTCGCCGCAACAGGAGGTGCTGACCGCACGCCTGCGCGAGCGGCTCGGCGGCTACAAGGTTCCGGCGCGCATCTATGTCGTGGACGCCTTCCCCGTGACAGACAGCGCCAACGGCGTGAAAATCCAGCGCGCCCGGCTTCGCACCATGGCGATGGAGCGGATCGCGGCCGAATAGAAGCCCTTCGGAGCAACCTGCTTAGTACGACTTGGCAAGCCCCAGCACCTTCTCCGCAATAAAACTCAGCGCAAGCTGCGGGCTGACCGGCGCGATGCGCGGGATCAGCACCTCACGCAAATAGCGCTCGACATGGAACTCCTTGGCGTAGCCAAAACCGCCATGGGTCATCACCGCCTGCTCGCAAGCCGAGAAGCCGGCCTCGCCTGCCAGATACTTCGCGGCATTGGCCGCGGCGCCGCAGGGCATGCCTTTGTCGTATTGCCAGGCCGCCGACATCACCATCAACCAGGCCGCCTCGAGCTCGACCCAGTTCACCGCGAGCGGATGCTGGATGCCTTGATTTTTGCCGATCGGACGATTGAACACGACGCGGGTCTTGGCATATTCGGTCGCGCGCGACAGGGCGAGCTTGCCGAGACCAACCGCTTCCGCCGCGATCAGGATGCGCTCGGGGTTCATGCCTTCGAGGATGTACTGGAAGCCCTTGCCCTCTTCGCCGATCCGATCCTCCATAGGGATCTCGAAATCCTCGAAGAACAGCTCGTTGGAATCGACGATCTTGCGGCCCATCTTCTCGATCTCATGGACCTTGATCTTCTTGCGGTCGAAATCCGTGTAGAACAGGCTGAGGCCATGGGTGGGTGAGCGCACCTCCTCCAGCGGCGTGGTGCGCGCCAGCAGCAGGATCTTGTGCGCGACCTGCGCGGTGGAGATCCACACCTTCTGGCCATTGACGATGTAGCGATCGTTCTTGGCGACGGCGCGGGTCTTGAGCTGGGTGGTGTTGAGGCCGGTATTGGGCTCGGTGACGGCGAAGCAGGCTTTCTCGCGGCCCTCGACCATCGGCGGCAGCATACGCTTGCGCTGCTCCTCGGTGCCGAACACGACGACGGGATTGAGACCGAACACGTTGATGTGCACCGCAGACGCGCCGGACATGCCGGCGCCGGATTCCGCAATCGCGCGCATCATGATCGCGGCTTCGGTGATGCCGAGACCGGAGCCGCCATAGGCTTCCGGCACGCAGATGCCGAGCCAGCCGGCATCAGCCAGCGCCCTGTGGAAGTCATGCGGGAAACCGCCGTCATGGTCCTTCTTCAGCCAGTAGGCGTCGGGAAAACCTTCGCAGATCTTGGCGATGGCGTTGCGAATGGCTTCCTGCTGATCGGTGAGCGCGAAATCCATGATGGTCTCCTTGTGGAGGCTCGTTGTGCCTAGCGCCCCATCTGCGAGGGCAGCCAGAGATGATAGACGGCTGCCATCATCCCGCGCTCACTCCGTTAATGCTTGAGGAAAATGTACATATGTGTGAATTTAGCTGTCAACCATATGAACGACGCACGGCGATGATGCACAAGAGGTCCGTCTGATGCGTTCGATGCTGTTCGTGCCGGGTGATTCCCCGCGCAAATTCGAGAAGGCGAGCGAAGGCAAGGCCGACGCGCTGATCATCGATCTCGAGGATTCCGTCGTCACCGACAAGAAGCCGGAGGCACGCGGGCTGACGCTTCAGATGCTGGAGGGCTCTCGCGGCCCGCATCAGCTCTATGTTCGCGTCAACGCGCTCTACACCGGCATGACGCTGACGGATCTCGCCGCGGTCATGCCGGGCAAGCCCGACGGCATCGTGCTGCCGAAATCGCAGGGCGGTGACGACGTGCGGCAGGTCGCGACCTGGCTCGAAGCCCTGGAAGCGGCCGGCGGCATCACGGTCGGCACGACGCGCATCGTCTGCATCGCGACTGAGACTGCAAGCTCGATCTTCGGGCTCGGCAGTTACAAGGGCTGCTCCCCTCGCCTCTCAGGCCTGATGTGGGGCGCGGAAGACCTCTCCACGTCTCTCGGCGCCACCGAGAAGGCCTCGGGCGGCGTGTTCCACAGCCCCTATCGCCTCGCGCGCGATCTCTGCCTGATGGCGGCGGCCGCGGCGGAAGTGACGCCGATCGACACGGTCTACACCGACATCGACAATCTCGCAGGCCTCGAGCAGGAAACGCGCGCCGCGCGGCGCGACGGGTTTTCGGCGAAGGCGCTGATCCATCCAAAACATGTCGACATCGTCAACGCGGCATTCGCGCCGACGGACGCCGAGCGCACCTGGGCAGTGAAGGTGATCGCCGCGTTCGCAAGCAATCAGAACTCCGGCACGCTGCGGCTCGACGGCCTGATGATCGACAAGCCGCATCTTCGCGCCGCGAAGAAGATCCTCGGCCAGCTCTAGATCTCAGCATAGAGGCGGTCGAAGCCGAGCTGCGCAACTCGATCTCGCGCGGCTCCTGCGGCCTAAAATCGTAGCCTCAATCGAACCCCTGAACGGGCGGCGTCGCGGTCTCCGCAGGGGTAGCCTGGACAGGCGGCGCCGCGGGCACGGCTTGCACCGGCGGATTGCTGGCCGCTCTCATCTGACTGTTGGCCTCCATCGCCTCGCGCGCACGCGGCGGAGCACTGGTGGCGGTGGCCCCGTACGCCCCACGACGTGGCGGCTGCCGGTGTCTTGCCGAGCGCGACCCCCTCACGCCCCATGACCGGGCGATCGAAGGCCCGGCGGTATAACCGATCACTGCGCCCGCGACGGCACCGACCGGACCGAGCACGACTGCACCGGACACGGCGCCTAACGCCGCAGAGCCAGCGCGCTCCTGCGCAGCGGCGCTTGCCGGCACGCCAGCCAGCAGCACGATGACAGTGAGCAGAACTTTTTTCATCAGAGCGCCTCCCTCACCGGAGATCACTCTTACTCAAATGTGGCCGCACAAAGTTTGTTCGTTGCCCAACACTGGGCAGAGGCCGATGGAACTCCGGCAATTCAAAGGCCTTCGCGTATGATCGATCACG
This portion of the Bradyrhizobium diazoefficiens genome encodes:
- a CDS encoding AMP-binding protein, which produces MRADDVPLHSLIGSETGPAFVFDGTPVSRAEFSGKIEQTTAWLAAQGIGKGDVVAVWLVNRIEWITLLFAAARLGAIVAAVNTRYRSAEVAHLLKLAGAKLLVVEAAFRSIDFASILTDIVKADVPALQKLAVVGADAIPAQWPCVRFDAFDKPYPPAPAQDDIDLPVLLYTTSGTTKGPKLVAHSQRTLATHAFAVAKALQLSPQRHSLLAMLPFCGTFGMTSLLGFIAAGATAHVLDAFEATPALKILSEHGITHAFGSDEMFRRILALTDAPRPFPHLEVCGFAAFQPGWRELAAEAEARGLPLFGLYGSSEVQALFSIARASDAFADRIEGGGWPMSPEAKVRVRDTETGELAAPGVSGEIEISAPSRFLGYFNNPDATRDAITADGFFRTGDIGRLRDGAFVYETRAGDAMRLGGFLVAPGEIEDELKSCAGVADAQVVAVDLKGQARCVAFVIPAGTSPQQEVLTARLRERLGGYKVPARIYVVDAFPVTDSANGVKIQRARLRTMAMERIAAE
- a CDS encoding acyl-CoA dehydrogenase family protein, producing MDFALTDQQEAIRNAIAKICEGFPDAYWLKKDHDGGFPHDFHRALADAGWLGICVPEAYGGSGLGITEAAIMMRAIAESGAGMSGASAVHINVFGLNPVVVFGTEEQRKRMLPPMVEGREKACFAVTEPNTGLNTTQLKTRAVAKNDRYIVNGQKVWISTAQVAHKILLLARTTPLEEVRSPTHGLSLFYTDFDRKKIKVHEIEKMGRKIVDSNELFFEDFEIPMEDRIGEEGKGFQYILEGMNPERILIAAEAVGLGKLALSRATEYAKTRVVFNRPIGKNQGIQHPLAVNWVELEAAWLMVMSAAWQYDKGMPCGAAANAAKYLAGEAGFSACEQAVMTHGGFGYAKEFHVERYLREVLIPRIAPVSPQLALSFIAEKVLGLAKSY
- a CDS encoding HpcH/HpaI aldolase/citrate lyase family protein, which gives rise to MRSMLFVPGDSPRKFEKASEGKADALIIDLEDSVVTDKKPEARGLTLQMLEGSRGPHQLYVRVNALYTGMTLTDLAAVMPGKPDGIVLPKSQGGDDVRQVATWLEALEAAGGITVGTTRIVCIATETASSIFGLGSYKGCSPRLSGLMWGAEDLSTSLGATEKASGGVFHSPYRLARDLCLMAAAAAEVTPIDTVYTDIDNLAGLEQETRAARRDGFSAKALIHPKHVDIVNAAFAPTDAERTWAVKVIAAFASNQNSGTLRLDGLMIDKPHLRAAKKILGQL